Proteins from a genomic interval of Daphnia pulex isolate KAP4 chromosome 4, ASM2113471v1:
- the LOC124192429 gene encoding VWFA and cache domain-containing protein 1-like: MAAWSKAYRLRQCLLITLLLLLDMSCLFLAAESPKISSGGDVAADDRDRTSVKKELRNPNRWMGAGLAEEEEIEPIKGFYLDEGSQMLTSFMRTVSNEELGVTNLQTIYDSLPFGLLEKDDSSRVKDLSDRIQRKLSHYSSLVNSSRIAIEELFWHHLHRPLSTPAPCCELPDGMLRYDSHFGTLVSEELSCDVSVPNHKPLSFSPGHNLTDVFANNLKATSSIKWQYFLSADGGLSEYPAHRIDSKSTGCNKAGDLLRRRNLYLSSVYPEPKFVVMVIDHGSALSPNQLSIAKAIGKYIVTSLSDKDHIGLIALSDELHYAGVGDCFTRGMTRASRQTKFKLNRFIDSLTKAKAPANHSLGFQQALDMARQGMLMSGNDAGAGFQASVSGCAPGNQSCGHALPYSMGDCPTASSNPVLLVYISRGLLSSLAEPRQVLELIALGQLCLQGRLVINTYALIDDGKPIMYEKAFLQDVAMQNYSRYNVSFAALERLPIMRGQALAINSTRGLSSTVGDYLSVLLNSSAVHQATITYSPPYWDSIGKGLVISLTQPCFHLDLLVGAVGLDIHLADLVEDFTYYNVPGGRSYVFLIDSIGTVLMHPSLARPNTVSEETIATDIGFLESRTGFAAIRRQMLTSTSGTGKVSFVSNSTDTTEQNGDDDDEVKSTTLVYTWERVGSTPYIACIVTRHDKAGSDVQVLRRVPPTSLPDLVYHRLDVVSSPSKVDLCRYFRQHSTLTAGSLFLSPAAHLSSFQFESWAEPSPVVIQSFMAFLSDKTKLIANPGLRSAVRSDVGALAQLVPFWRSQFGHSLLRQFVLRRYAATATSGVMIEYPATVRPASFDPLRRPWYQKAVEFPGKIVVTGPSLDPSGSGFVVSISHTIYEGKPSGHHSSTDGVVAVVGADLTLSYMHRMLWATLPFCPDRTGQVRGSSVRCFIMDERGYLLVHPNLLDPSTQGGQANVEQQHLTHHEPLVASDLLNHDRFVLKKACSSYPDRTVQRFYQLNLTLNDQWVDRSGTPDMPVPVLTNLVHGEHCIRYQIVAIQGTNLFVGVVNQTCESATAFCPCSTVDRLCLNCHRMEQSECECPCECPLELDTCINMSDSAQSEAEGLPNCPASEMSSSPPPPPSSRSRDVDLLPSCLAPDCEGRLSEKECFGVVGCEWCVRDSDSQSLLQIPFCTQHYKCYGGVLRGASPYADESNHGGVSTADINSSFKSLPVGPVAGGVLAFFCFVALSVYCYRQQTRRRHHGAGSGGYGSGSGAGLRMTQLDNDMDEHDDIEPDVDETTAVVTHEFSLAGGVGLDNVAIVSPYRVNTGYRRPAGGDSDHGYSTMTHDMHEDSEHTASYVEPLLVGRDRYRPTARSVSTGSFSSRASSPLGPVYHPVRAANQRIVSPGTLLESADELEAERNEKGPRELMDLHTSPPIRMLNDSLGMTVLPDSSLNQLIVPVTVHMVDTT; this comes from the exons ATGGCGGCTTGGTCAAAGGCCTATCGCTTGCGGCAATGCCTTCTGATAACGCTTCTGTTGCTGTTGGATATGTCTTGCCTTTTCTTGGCTGCAGAGTCTCCAAAAATTTCTTCTGGAGGAGATGTGGCAGCTGATGATCGTGACAGAACTTCTGTCAAAAAAGAACTCAGGAACCCAAACAGGTGGATGGGTGCTGGTTTGgctgaagaggaagaaattgAACCCATCAAAGGATTCTATTTGGATGAAGGGTCTCAGATGCTTACATCTTTCATGCGCACAGTCAGCAACGAAGAGTTGGGGGTCACAAATCTTCAAACTATATATGACTCCCTTCCGTTTGGTTTATTGGAGAAAGATGACTCGTCCAGAGTGAAAGATCTCAGTGATCGTATTCAGCGTAAACTGTCTCACTATTCTTCTTTAGTGAACAGTAGTAGAATTGCCATTGAGGAACTCTTTTGGCATCACTTACACAGGCCTTTAAGCACTCCTGCACCTTGTTGTGAACTTCCAGATGGAATGCTaag GTATGATAGCCATTTTGGAACTCTGGTTTCTGAAGAACTATCTTGTGATGTGTCGGTACCAAACCACAAGCCCCTCAGTTTTTCCCCTGGACATAATCTGACTGATG TTTTTGCCAACAATTTGAAAGCAACTTCTTCCATCAAGTGGCAGTACTTCCTTAGTGCAGATGGTGGGCTCAGTGAATATCCAGCTCATCGCATTGATAGCAAGTCTACTGGATGCAACAAAGCCGGCGACCTTTTGCGCCGAAGGAACTTGTATCTTTCCTCAGTCTACCCAGAACCTAAATTTGTTGTCATGGTAATTGACCATGGAAGTGCGCTAAGTCCAAATCAACTATCCATCGCAAAAGCCATTGGAAAATATATCGTCACAAGCTTGTCGGATAAGGACCACATTGGATTGATAGCTCTCTCCGACGAGCTTCACTATGCCGGCGTCGGTGACTGTTTCACGCGTGGAATGACACGAGCCAGTCGCCAGACGAAATTCAAACTGAACCGATTCATCGACAGTTTGACTAAAGCTAAAGCACCTGCCAATCACAGCCTGGGTTTCCAACAAGCCCTTGATATGGCCAGACAAGGCATGCTGATGAGCGGAAACGATGCGGGAGCCGGTTTTCAAGCGTCAGTGAGCGGTTGTGCACCAGGCAATCAGTCATGTGGCCATGCACTCCCTTACTCGATGGGCGATTGCCCCACTGCCAGCTCAAATCCAGTTTTGTTGGTGTACATCAGTCGTGGCCTTTTGTCTTCGCTTGCTGAGCCTCGACAAGTTTTAGAGCTGATTGCACTTGGCCAACTCTGTCTCCAGGGCCGATTGGTGATCAATACATACGCTCTAATTGATG ATGGAAAACCAATAATGTACGAGAAAGCGTTTCTCCAAGACGTGGCTATGCAAAATTATTCGCGCTACAACGTTTCCTTTGCCGCTCTCGAAAGGCTTCCTATTATGCGGGGACAAGCATTGGCAATCAACTCAACTCGCGGGCTTTCATCCACCGTCGGAGACTATCTATCTGTTCTTCTAAATTCTTCAGCTGTGCACCAGGCAACTATCACATATTCTCCACCTTACTGGGATTCAATTGGGAAAG GATTAGTCATTAGTCTAACGCAACCTTGTTTCCATTTGGATTTACTGGTGGGAGCTGTCGGTCTAGACATACATTTGGCCGATCTAGTCGAGGACTTCACATATTATAATGTTCCAGGAGGCCGGAGCTACGTTTTTCTGATTGATTCGATTG GGACGGTATTGATGCATCCATCATTAGCTCGACCAAACACGGTCTCTGAAGAGACGATCGCCACGGACATCGGTTTCTTGGAATCACGCACTGGATTTGCAGCTATTCGAAGGCAAATGCTCACCTCCACTTCGGGAACAGGAAAAGTATCTTTTGTATCCAACTCCACTGATACCACGGAACAGAACGgtgacgacgatgatgaagtCAAGAGTACGACGCTTGTATACACTTGGGAGCGAGTGGGATCTACTCCTTATATCGCCTGCATCGTAACACGACATGATAAGGCTGGATCCGACGTTCAAGTCTTACGCCGAGTGCCACCCACCTCACTGCCTGACTTAGTTTACCACCGACTGGACGTTGTCTCTAGCCCAAGCAAAGTTGATCTGTGTCGCTACTTTCGCCAACATTCTACTTTGACGGCCggatccctttttctttcacctgCCGCACATCTGTCTTCTTTCCAATTTGAATCTTGGGCTGAACCGTCGCCTGTAGTTATCCAATCATTTATGGCATTCCTAAGTGATAAGACCAAGTTGATAGCCAACCCTGGGTTGCGCTCGGCAGTTCGTTCAGATGTCGGAGCCTTGGCACAGCTTGTTCCTTTCTGGAGATCGCAGTTTGGGCATTCTCTACTAAGGCAGTTTGTCCTTCGGCGTTATGCAGCTACAGCTACTAGTGGTGTGATGATTGAATATCCAGCCACTGTTCGGCCAGCTTCCTTTGATCCACTACGTCGTCCTTGGTATCAAAAGGCCGTCGAATTTCCgggaaaaattgttgttacTGGACCTTCCTTGGATCCGTCTGGTTCTGGTTTCGTCGTCTCAATAAGCCACACTATTTATGAGGGAAAACCATCCGGTCATCACAGTTCCACGGACGGCGTTGTAGCAGTTGTCGGTGCCGATTTGACACTGTCCTACATGCACCGGATGCTTTGGGCCACTCTACCCTTTTGCCCCGACCGTACTGGCCAAGTCAGGGGCTCAAGTGTCCGCTGTTTTATAATGGATGAGCGTGGTTACCTACTCGTCCATCCCAACTTGTTGGATCCTTCAACACAGGGAGGACAAGCCAACGTAGAACAGCAGCATTTGACACATCACGAACCTTTGGTGGCGTCCGATTTGCTTAACCACGACCGTTTCGTCCTGAAGAAAGCCTGTTCCAGCTATCCAGATCGAACCGTTCAACGATTTTACCAACTAAATTTAACGCTTAATGACCAGTGGGTAGACCGTAGTGGAACTCCAGATATGCCAGTTCCCGTTTTAACAAACCTAGTTCACGGAGAGCACTGCATTCGATATCAGATCGTAGCTATCCAGGGAACAAACTTGTTTGTTGGTGTTGTCAATCAAACCTGTGAATCGGCTACCGCTTTCTGCCCTTGCTCAACG GTGGATCGACTATGTTTGAACTGCCATCGAATGGAACAAAGTGAATGCGAGTGTCCGTGCGAGTGTCCATTGGAATTGGATACGTGCATTAATATGTCGGATTCGGCTCAATCGGAAGCTGAAGGCTTACCAAACTGTCCAGCATCGGAGATGTCCTCGTCACCACCGCCACCTCCTTCTTCTCGATCACGCGATGTTGATCTTTTGCCGTCTTGCCTGGCGCCAGATTGTGAGGGACGTCTTTCTGAAAAAGAATGCTTTGGTGTAGTTGGATGTGAGTGGTGCGTCAGGGACTCTGATTCTCAATCGCTTCTCCAG ATTCCTTTCTGTACTCAACACTACAAATGTTACGGCGGAGTTCTTCGCGGAGCTTCTCCATATGCTGATGAATCTAATCATGGTGGCGTCTCAACGGCGGATATAAATTCTTCGTTCAAATCGCTACCGGTTGGTCCAGTGGCCGGAGGAGTGTTGGCTTTCTTCTGCTTTGTCGCCCTTTCCGTCTATTGTTACCGCCAACAAACTCGCCGTCGTCATCACGGCGCTGGTAGCGGAGGTTACGGATCGGGATCAGGTGCTGGTCTGCGAATGACTCAATTAGACAACGACATGGACGAACACGACGATATTGAACCAGATGTAGATGAGACAACGGCCGTTGTGACCCATGAATTTAGTCTGGCAGGTGGTGTTGGTCTCGACAATGTCGCAATCGTTTCCCCCTATCGCGTCAACACAGGATACCGACGCCCAGCCGGTGGCGATTCAGACCATGGCTATTCAACTATGACGCATGATATGCATGAAGATTCCGAACATACGGCCTCATATGTTGAACCGCTACTCGTAGGGCGGGATCGATATCGCCCGACGGCTCGCTCGGTATCAACAGGCTCATTTTCTTCGCGGGCTTCGTCTCCTCTCGGACCAGTCTATCATCCCGTTCGAGCTGCCAACCAACGAATTGTGTCACCCGGCACTCTGCTCGAATCGGCCGACGAATTAGAGGCCGAGAGAAATGAGAAAGGGCCAAGAGAGCTTATGGATTTGCACACGTCACCTCCCATCCGAATGTTAAACGATTCATTGGGTATGACCGTTTTACCCGATTCTAGCCTTAACCAGCTCATAGTACCTGTCACCGTTCATATGGTCGATACAACATAA
- the LOC124192431 gene encoding probable aldehyde oxidase 2 — MKDISTSIDFTINGKKFSVNRDVDADTKLVDFLRRKAVLTGTKWMCREGGCGACVVTLSNNDPLTGNKQCRAVNSCLLPLLSCHGSEITTVEGIGNKKDGYHPVQSQLADMNGSQCGYCSPGMVMSMYSLLQKNSGAGVTMKEIESSLGGNICRCTGYRPIMDAFKTFAKDAPPELKSRCVDLEDLGNAICPKTGSACQGLCESNGLAKVVDGEIFKMGNWYRPESLEQLMELLSSFGREVKYRLVAGNTGTGVYKEDGPYDVYVDINRIGDLYQVSKESPLIIGGGINLTVMQETLSSIGSTNPDYWYAVTLAEHIEKIGSVPVRNAGSIAGNLMMKHGHREFPSDLFIVLETVGAKITIISCKREIQQLTLEQFLETDMNGQIILNVTLPPLSTDHIIKTFKIMPRSCNAHAYINAGFCAKISRQENICIVGKPTIIFGGIRTSLVHAIETENFLADKFLDDEMTFQNALKVFDQELCPEEHLLNPDSDYLKTVAQGLFYKFVLTIIGDKAAPEFRSGALNLERKIMSGKQDYDIDSKEWPVNQPTIKVEARAQCSGEAKYIDDIPVCSDELFGVFVLSTVANCYIDQIDASDALKIDGVVAFLEAKSIKTGNLFVFAQGAFDSQNNEEVFCSGKVLYAGQSLGLIVASSQSIAARAAKLVRITYKGHQKPVLTIKEAMKDPERTTIHAAFGPPNVFDAGDVQEGFSLSETVIEGEFEIGTQYHFYMETLVAVCIPVEDGMNIYCSTQDQDAVQNAVARCLKLHKAQVNVETRRLGGSYGGKISRSTLVATACAIAAYELSKPVRISLDLDSNMALVGGRLPYYCQYKAGTDKDGVIQAVDMKIVSDCGGNFNEGTAFFAASFAKNCYAAKSWKFTPLLAKTDTPSNTYCRAPGTTQGIAIIENLIEHLAKFRQEDPLEFRLKNLNTSGNEEANSMRKIIDEVRRSSEFDKRLGEIKEFNANNRWKKRGINLLPMVYPVESFPFRYNVLVAIHHEGGSVAVSHGGIECGQGINTKVTQVVARELGIDISLISVKPTNTLTNTNGSVTGGSVTSEMNCYAAMKACQDLKNRMLPIKEKLPDASWNELVEQCFNSNIDLTARHYYTSDDKVKGYIIHGATVSEVEIDVLTGEKLLRRVDILEDAGQSLSPLIDIGQIEGAFVMGVGLWTSEKITYDPNTGQKLSRGTWNYKPPVNSDIPMDFRITMLKNAAHPNGILRSKATGEPPLCMSVSVLFALRSAVDAARSDAGNPGWYRMDGPATIDKLHKMMLTNSAQYLFR; from the exons ATGAAGGACATTTCTACAAGTATTGATTTCACCATCAACGGCAAGAAATTTTCAG TCAATCGGGATGTGGACGCTGATACAAAATTAGTCGATTTTCTTCGGCGAAAGGCTGTATTAACTGGAACCAAATGGATGTGCAG GGAAGGAGGTTGTGGTGCTTGTGTTGTCACTTTGTCAAACAACGATCCGCTAACCGGAAACAAGCAATGTCGAGCTGTGAACTCA TGCTTGCTGCCTTTGCTGTCTTGCCATGGCAGCGAAATTACCACAGTTGAAGGAATTGGAAATAAGAAAGATGGATATCATCCAGTTCAG TCTCAATTAGCGGATATGAATGGAAGTCAGTGCGGCTATTGCTCTCCTGGAATGGTCATGTCCATGTACAG tTTGCTGCAAAAAAATAGCGGAGCTGGAGTGACTATGAAGGAAATCGAATCTTCTTTGGGCGGGAATATCTGCCGTTGCACCGGTTATCGTCCCATTATGGACGCGTTCAAGACATTTGCTAAAGATGCGCCTCCAGAACTCAAATCCCGGTGTGTTGATTTGGAG GATTTGGGGAATGCAATTTGTCCAAAAACGGGTTCCGCTTGCCAAGGACTTTGTGAAAGCAACGGACTTGCCAAAGTGGTTGACggagaaatattcaaaatgggAAATTGGTATCGACCAGAATCGCTGGAACAGCTGATGGAGCTTCTAAGTTCTTTTGGCAGGGAAGTGAAATATCGTCTTGTTGCGGGAAACACTGGAACTG GTGTGTACAAAGAGGACGGACCGTATGACGTTTACGTGGACATCAACCGAATTGGAGATTTGTATCAGGTTTCAAAAGAATCCCCGCTAATAATTGGTGGTGGAATCAACTTAACTGTTATGCAAGAGACTTTATCCTCTATCGGATCCACGAATCCGGACTATTGGTACGCAGTGACTCTTGCCGAACACATAGAGAAAATTGGCAGCGTTCCAGTTCGTAAT GCAGGAAGTATTGCGGGGAATTTGATGATGAAACACGGACATCGTGAATTTCCCTCTGACTTATTCATCGTTCTTGAAACTGTAGGGGCGAAAATCACCATCA TAAGCtgcaaaagagaaattcaGCAACTAACATTAGAACAATTCCTTGAGACGGACATGAACGgccaaatcattttaaatgtGACACTTCCTCCATTATCAACGGATCACATTatcaaaactttcaaaattatgCCTCGTTCATGTAATGCGCATGCATACATTAACGCTGGATTTTGTGCGAAAATTTCCCGCCAAGAGAATATTTGTATCGTAGGGAAACCTACAATTATCTTTGGAGGAATTCGTACTTCACTG GTACATGCAATCGAGACGGAGAATTTCTTGGCCGATAAATTCTTAGATGATGAAATGACGTTTCAAAATGCGCTGAAGGTGTTCGATCAAGAACTGTGTCCTGAAGAGCATTTGTTGAATCCGGACAGTGACTATCTGAAGACCGTAGCACAAGGACTTTTTTACAAG tttgtgTTGACTATCATTGGAGATAAAGCAGCACCTGAATTTCGGTCTGGCGCTCTGAATTTGGAACGTAAAATTATGAGCGGCAAGCAGGACTATGACATTGATTCAAAGGAATGGCCTGTGAATCAACCAACCATCAAAGTTGAAGCAAGGGCGCAATGCTCAG GTGAAGCCAAGTATATTGACGATATCCCAGTTTGCAGTGATGAACTCTTtggagtttttgttttgagtaCCGTAGCTAATTGTTACATTGATCAAATAGACGCCTCAGACGCACTG AAAATAGATGGTGTTGTTGCTTTTCTTGAAGCGAAAAGCATTAAGACAGGCAACTTGTTTGTGTTTGCCCAAGGAGCATTTGATAGTCAAAATAACGAGGAG GTATTCTGTTCTGGTAAAGTGTTGTATGCTGGTCAATCCCTTGGGTTAATTGTAGCCAGCTCACAAAGTATAGCAGCACGTGCGGCTAAATTGGTCCGAATTACTTACAAAGGCCATCAAAAACCTGTTTTGACAATTAAGGAAGCCATGAAGGATCCAGAGAGAACTACGATTCATGCTGCTTTTGGACCACCAAATGTTTTCGACGCTGGTGACGTTCAAG AAGGTTTCTCTTTGTCTGAAACGGTGATCGAAGGTGAATTTGAAATCGGTACTCAGTATCACTTTTATATGGAGACCCTGGTTGCAGTGTGCATTCCAGTCGAAGATGGCATGAATATTTATTGTTCGACTCAAGACCAAGATGCAGTGCAAAACGCTGTCGCTCGTTGCCTGAAACTCCACAAGGCCCA AGTGAATGTGGAAACTCGACGATTAGGTGGCTCGTATGGCGGCAAAATTTCGCGCTCCACACTTGTTGCCACTGCTTGTGCTATAGCTGCGTATGAACTTTCTAAACCTGTTCGAATTTCGTTGGATTTGGATTCTAACATGGCGCTCGTTGGAGGGCGCCTTCCTTACTATTGCCAATATAAG GCTGGAACCGACAAGGATGGGGTTATACAAGCTGTGGATATGAAAATAGTTAGCGATTGCGGTGGAAATTTCAATGAGGGCACGGCTTTTTTCGCTGCTTCTTTCGCGAAAAATTGTTACGCCGCAAAATCCTGGAAGTTTACTCCGCTTTTGGCGAAAACAGATACGCCATCCAACACTTACTGTCGTGCTCCAG gaaCCACACAAGGAATtgcaataattgaaaatttaattgagcATTTGGCGAAATTCCGCCAAGAGGATCCTCTTGAATTCCGTTTGAAAAATCTGAATACGAGCGGAAATGAAGAGGCCAATTCTATGCGAAAAATTATTGATGAAGTACGGCGCTCATCCGAATTTGACAAACGTCTTGGAGAG ATCAAAGAATTCAACGCAAACAATCGATGGAAAAAGCGCGGAATTAATTTGCTTCCTATGGTCTACCCTGTGGAATCTTTTCCGTTTCGATACAATGTGCTGGTAGCTATTCACCACGAAGGCGGATCTGTTGCAGTGTCTCATGGTGGCATTGAATGTGGTCAAGGCATCAACACTAAA GTTACGCAAGTGGTAGCAAGAGAACTGGGCATTGATATCTCGTTGATTTCTGTGAAGCCAACTAATACATTAACCAATACTAATGGATCTGTTACTGGAGGAAGTGTGACAAGCGAAATGAATTGCTAT GCTGCCATGAAAGCGTGTCAGGATTTAAAGAACAGAATGCTacccataaaagaaaaattgccgGATGCTAGCTGGAATGAACTCGTTGAACAGTGTTTCAACTCTAATATCGATTTAACTGCTCGCCATTA CTATACGTCGGATGACAAAGTTAAAGGATACATCATTCATGGAGCTACCGTTTCAGAGGTGGAAATTGACGTTTTGACAGGAGAAAAACTG CTTCGTCGAGTAGACATTCTAGAAGATGCTGGACAAAGCTTAAGCCCACTTATTGATATTGGACAAATAGAAGGAGCATTTGTTATGGGAGTTGGACTTTGGACTAGCGAAAAGATTACG TACGATCCCAATACTGGACAGAAATTAAGCCGTGGAACTTGG AATTACAAGCCTCCAGTGAATAGTGACATACCAATGGATTTCCGTATCACAATGCTGAAGAATGCGGCCCATCCAAACGGAATTTTACGTTCTAAAG CTACCGGTGAGCCTCCGTTATGCATGTCCGTCTCGGTGCTTTTCGCTTTGCGCAGCGCGGTTGATGCTGCTCGAAGTGATGCAGGCAATCCAGGATGGTATCGAATGG ATGGTCCTGCAACTATCGACAAACTTCATAAAATGATGTTGACTAATTCCGCACAGTATTTATTCCGgtga